Proteins encoded within one genomic window of Bacillus sp. 1NLA3E:
- a CDS encoding ABC transporter substrate-binding protein: MKNFKLPLSLLFLTAILLLAACGNNDADKTGEKKATDTKTEDTSYTVKHAMGETTLEKAPKRVVILTNEGTEALLAMGVKPVGAVQSWTGDPWYDHISKDMKGVQVVGVESQVNVEAIAALKPDLIIGNKMRQENIYEQLSAIAPTIYAETLRGDWQENFKLYAKALNKEEKGNEVLGKYQKRIASLKEKLGDKLSMKISMVRFMAGDVRIYHKDTFSGVILDSLGFARPESQNVNDFAERNVTKERLSAMDGDILFYFTYDTGNGEATQLEKEWLEDPLFKNLEVAKKGNVHKVDDVTWNTAGGVIAANIMLGDIEKTFLK; this comes from the coding sequence ATGAAAAATTTCAAGCTACCACTCTCTCTTCTCTTTTTAACGGCCATTCTTTTGTTAGCTGCTTGTGGCAACAATGACGCTGACAAAACTGGAGAGAAAAAAGCAACTGACACTAAAACTGAGGATACAAGCTATACAGTTAAACATGCCATGGGCGAAACAACACTAGAAAAAGCTCCTAAACGAGTGGTTATTTTAACAAACGAAGGAACTGAAGCTCTATTAGCGATGGGAGTTAAACCTGTTGGTGCGGTTCAATCATGGACTGGGGATCCTTGGTATGATCATATTTCTAAGGATATGAAAGGTGTTCAAGTAGTCGGAGTTGAATCACAAGTAAATGTGGAAGCCATCGCAGCCTTAAAGCCAGACCTTATCATAGGAAACAAAATGCGCCAAGAAAACATCTATGAGCAACTATCAGCTATTGCTCCAACCATTTATGCAGAAACCCTGCGAGGCGATTGGCAAGAGAACTTTAAACTATACGCAAAAGCTTTGAATAAAGAAGAAAAAGGAAATGAAGTTCTTGGTAAATATCAGAAAAGAATTGCTAGTTTAAAAGAGAAACTTGGTGATAAACTAAGCATGAAAATTTCGATGGTCCGCTTTATGGCAGGTGATGTAAGAATCTATCATAAAGATACATTCTCAGGAGTAATCCTTGATTCTCTTGGATTCGCACGTCCTGAAAGTCAAAATGTCAATGATTTCGCCGAAAGAAATGTTACGAAAGAACGCCTATCGGCAATGGATGGCGATATTCTCTTCTATTTTACGTACGATACTGGCAATGGAGAAGCAACTCAACTAGAGAAAGAATGGCTTGAGGATCCTCTCTTCAAAAATCTTGAAGTAGCGAAAAAAGGAAATGTTCATAAGGTTGATGACGTAACCTGGAATACTGCTGGTGGCGTTATCGCAGCAAACATTATGTTAGGTGATATAGAAAAAACGTTTTTAAAATAA